The following nucleotide sequence is from Congzhengia minquanensis.
TCATTTTTTCTGTTACCATCAGCTTGTTTTCCAAAGACCTGTGGGCCTGTTTTATGCGCACCTGGGAGGTATAGCACCCCACCATGGTGTGGCACAGGGAGGTTTTTTTAACAGGCAGGTTTTGTTTGTTTAAACCGCTGAAATAGCTGTCTGCGTCGGAGTGGACGATTTCCGCTTTGTCCTTCCTTTCGTCTATGAGCGCGTTAATTTCGTTTAAATCGATTTCCGACGGGCCGCCGCCGTGGTTTCCAATGCCCCACAAAATTAAGCCGGTTTCGTGCTCGGGGTATTTGTTCAAATAATCTTCTATTTTTTGACGCGCAGTGCCTTTTAACGTGTTATAGCCGCCGAAAATATTGTGTGCGCAGATTTCGCTGCCGTCAAATCCAACCCACTTAAAATCAAACAGGGCCTCCTCGTTAGGACGCATGTAAATATAGTTTTGATAGCCGCATTTCGCAAGAATTTGCACCAAGCCCCGGGTGTGGCCAAAGGGGTCGAAATTAATAGCGGTTTTAAAACTTACGCCGAATTTTTCTTTAAAATATTCCTGGCCAAGCTCAATTTGGTTTAAAAAGCTTTCGCCTGAAAGCATGGTGCAGTCCGGCTGCAAATACCAGCCGCCCATAATTTTCCACTTTCCGGCAGCCACCAAAGCCTGAATTTTTTGGAAAAGCTCCGGCTCATATTCTTCCACCCATTTATATAAAACCGCCTCGTTGTGGTTAAACACAAACCCGTCATATTTTTCGCAGAAGTTCACTGCCACGCGAAAGGTAGAAACCGCTTCGGCTACGCCCTCTTTCCACTGCCATAGCCAAACCGGGTCTAAGTGCGCGTTGCACAAAAGATGGATTTTTGGTTTCATAAAATCGTCCTCCTGAAAATCATATTATATTATCTTTTTCATATCATAAATGACATGCTTTGTCAACCTTTTTTTTGATTCCCCACTTGGAAAACCAAACGGTTTGTGGTAAGATAAAGACAAGGAGGTGTCAGCATGAAAAAGTTGTTTACATTGGCTCTTGCCGCGGCGCTGGTTTGCTTCACGGTTTTACCCGTAGGCGCCGCCGCAAAACCGGTAAGTGAATTATGTGAATACAGCGGCTCGCCCGATTCATTTTGGGTAACGGAAAATTACGACGGGGCAGCCCCAAAATCAAGGGCAAAGGCCGCGTCCGGCCTGCCGGAAACGTTTGATTTACGAAATGCCGGCGGCGTTTCTTTTGTCAGCAGTGTGAAAAATCAGGGAAATACCAACTCCTGTTGGGCGTTTACCTCGCTATCCTGTCTGGAAACGTTTTTAAGGCGCAAGACATTTGAAAGCAGCGGTGAGCTTATTGGTTACGACTTCTCGGAGCGCCACTTAGAGCACGCCACCTATCCTGCTATGCAAGACGGCACGAACCCCTATGCGCCAACCTGCCGCAGCGCCAACGCCGGGGGAAACGTGGTTTCCGCCGCAGGATATTTTCAAAACGGACTGGGGCCGGTGCCGGAAAGCGGTATGCCCTTTGAAAACAAAATGGACACGTTAAGCCGGGCAGACATTCAAATTGCGCCGGCGGCAGCGGTGCGCGCCATGCGCTATTTTCCGAAATTTACGAGCAATATTTTTGACTATAACTACCATGAGCTGATTACCGGAATTAAAGAGGAAATTTACCGCGGCGGAGGCGTTTCAGCGGTGATGAACACCAACGCCGGCGGATATAATGCAGACGGCACGGCGTATCATTCCGCCGAACGGACGGGCACGGCAAACCACGCCATAACGCTCATCGGCTGGGACGACAATTTCAGACGTGAAAACTTTGGGGCGGACAAGCCGGAGGGAAACGGCGCGTGGATTGTGCGGGACTCTGCCGGGGAGAGCGCTCATGACGGCGGATATTTTTATCTGTCCTATGAAAGTGTTGACACCTATAACATGTGCTTTTCTGTGACAGACGCGGCAGACAGCATCCCTTACGACAACGTATACAGCGTAACCTCTGGCACCTGGGCCTATGGGAGGGGGTATGAAAACAACGGCGATATGGCATATGCCGCAAACATCTATGCGAAACAGCCGGTGCCGGAGCTTTTGACAGACGTTGGATTAAGTTTCCGCGGATATACGGAATATGAGATTTATGTGAACGCAAACAATCAGGATTTAACGCCGGAAAACCTTACTCTGGCGGCAAAGGGCACCCAGGACCATATGGGATTTGCGACAGTGACGCTTCCTGAGCCGGTTTTGCTTACGGGAACGGAATTTGCAATTGTGATCAAATATGTCACGCCGGGCTATTCTTACAGTGTGCCGGTGTCAATTCCGCCTTTCTGCCCTGAAATCTCCCAGGGGTGTTCCTATCTTTCTCCCGATGGGGAAACCTGGGAGGACACAGCGCTGTCTGACTGTGTGGTGGGAATTTACGGCTATACGAAAGACTGCGGTGAGAAATCGGCGGTAAGTTTTTCAAAACTGGGAAAAACGTATGTCACAGTTTATG
It contains:
- a CDS encoding C1 family peptidase, with the protein product MKKLFTLALAAALVCFTVLPVGAAAKPVSELCEYSGSPDSFWVTENYDGAAPKSRAKAASGLPETFDLRNAGGVSFVSSVKNQGNTNSCWAFTSLSCLETFLRRKTFESSGELIGYDFSERHLEHATYPAMQDGTNPYAPTCRSANAGGNVVSAAGYFQNGLGPVPESGMPFENKMDTLSRADIQIAPAAAVRAMRYFPKFTSNIFDYNYHELITGIKEEIYRGGGVSAVMNTNAGGYNADGTAYHSAERTGTANHAITLIGWDDNFRRENFGADKPEGNGAWIVRDSAGESAHDGGYFYLSYESVDTYNMCFSVTDAADSIPYDNVYSVTSGTWAYGRGYENNGDMAYAANIYAKQPVPELLTDVGLSFRGYTEYEIYVNANNQDLTPENLTLAAKGTQDHMGFATVTLPEPVLLTGTEFAIVIKYVTPGYSYSVPVSIPPFCPEISQGCSYLSPDGETWEDTALSDCVVGIYGYTKDCGEKSAVSFSKLGKTYVTVYDEGGRLIRPKADGSYALAAGTYRYIAEEQALGLAEGTFVTDGFTPQNLELSQTDFVEQPESDMPYVKVKEIAYRATVEPAEFVTLNLYMGRAEGFRLYYETVSGEQAEVAEQFLSVDAGGRVRLSREFLTPFLDGGGGGVSLLVVFTGSNGLEMKTDTCRVVFTKSAFGGVFSALANVIYNPTESVNRAYVEQLIKQNLAIGGQVEIKQYDVAYPTKTQNGFLTCDILVLDAFSGRYYQFAFHGEVPRVLQEVTLQNGNYRVRVRNNVEGIHTVSVFAEYGPGGRLLSVTYKNVALIESSFSYPDRGNRVKLFVLSAEDFITPYAPAFDSDFTK